A stretch of the Thiocystis violascens DSM 198 genome encodes the following:
- the menC gene encoding o-succinylbenzoate synthase, translating into MIERLQVRPYELPLRRAWASARGGFARRRGWLIQVSAEGLHGYGDCAPLPAAGTETPEVAWEALCQARAVAVFQPLDLLLESLAPVLATAPAARFALECALLDLASRRRGGALRHWLSESARDEVPVNAMLGPLGTLAPADLQTACDAGFRVLKIKVGIRNPTVELKHLVALARHLPPGIGLRLDANGAWEPDAARRLIDGLNPLPIESLEEPLREPDADRLATLQAGAAFPLARDESLHGPLHGRLADLDLAMLGVRRIVLKPAVVGGLARALALSARARAAGVEVVVTSLVESAAGLWPTAQLAAAIGSPIPHGLATADWLAADLGAAPRPRRGQIDLPRTAGSGFDPSP; encoded by the coding sequence GTGATCGAGCGACTTCAAGTCAGACCTTATGAATTGCCGCTACGCCGTGCCTGGGCAAGCGCCCGCGGCGGTTTCGCGCGGCGCCGGGGCTGGCTGATCCAGGTGAGCGCCGAGGGGCTGCATGGCTATGGCGATTGCGCGCCGTTGCCGGCTGCCGGCACCGAAACGCCCGAGGTGGCCTGGGAGGCGCTGTGTCAGGCGCGGGCTGTCGCTGTCTTCCAACCCCTGGATCTCCTGCTGGAGTCGCTGGCGCCGGTGTTGGCGACGGCCCCCGCCGCCCGTTTCGCCCTCGAATGCGCCCTGCTCGATCTGGCCAGCCGTCGCCGGGGGGGGGCGTTGCGGCACTGGCTCTCCGAAAGCGCGCGCGACGAGGTTCCGGTGAACGCCATGCTCGGCCCTCTCGGGACGCTCGCCCCAGCCGATCTCCAGACGGCCTGCGACGCGGGATTCCGGGTGTTGAAGATCAAGGTCGGCATCCGTAACCCGACCGTCGAACTCAAACATCTGGTCGCGCTTGCCCGCCATCTGCCGCCTGGCATCGGGTTGCGGCTCGACGCCAATGGCGCCTGGGAGCCGGACGCGGCCAGACGCCTGATCGACGGGCTGAACCCGCTCCCCATCGAATCGCTCGAAGAACCCCTGCGAGAGCCCGACGCCGACAGGCTGGCGACGCTTCAGGCTGGCGCGGCCTTTCCGCTGGCGCGCGACGAATCGCTGCATGGCCCGCTGCATGGACGGCTCGCGGACCTCGATCTCGCCATGCTTGGCGTGCGGCGCATCGTCCTCAAACCGGCCGTGGTCGGCGGTCTGGCGCGCGCGCTCGCGCTGTCGGCACGCGCCAGGGCGGCGGGGGTCGAGGTCGTCGTCACCAGCCTGGTGGAAAGCGCGGCGGGTCTGTGGCCGACCGCGCAACTGGCCGCCGCCATCGGCAGTCCCATCCCTCACGGACTCGCGACGGCGGACTGGCTGGCCGCCGATCTTGGCGCCGCCCCGCGCCCGCGGCGCGGCCAGATCGATCTGCCTCGGACGGCGGGCTCGGGATTCGATCCATCCCCATGA
- a CDS encoding 1,4-dihydroxy-2-naphthoate polyprenyltransferase, whose amino-acid sequence MTHTSQVRLPGKASETPSRWTRWIAAARPKTLPLTLSPVIAGIALALAETGQLAPLAALCTLLAAMLIQIGTNLHNDAADFERGTDTAARLGPPRATAQGWFSARQVKTAAHLTFALAFVLGLALIARGGWPILLVGLTSLAAGYAYTSGPRPIAYGPFGEVFVLLFFGMAAVGGSYYLQTLTFGWRPLWLGFALGLPAAAVLLVNNYRDLETDRAAGRRTLCHYLDRPHARVLYALLLLAPVLVLLTADLPGAAWPLLAALPLAALLSVRLFRGARGEALNTQLARTALFQSLLVVLLIVGFLLPGLR is encoded by the coding sequence GGACGCGCTGGATCGCCGCCGCGCGCCCCAAGACCTTGCCGCTCACGCTGTCCCCCGTGATCGCTGGCATCGCGCTCGCGCTCGCCGAAACGGGACAACTGGCCCCGCTGGCGGCGCTCTGCACCCTGCTCGCGGCCATGCTGATCCAGATCGGAACCAATCTGCATAACGACGCGGCGGACTTCGAGCGCGGCACGGACACCGCCGCGCGTCTCGGTCCCCCGCGCGCGACGGCCCAGGGCTGGTTCAGCGCGCGGCAGGTCAAGACCGCCGCGCACCTGACGTTCGCGCTCGCCTTTGTGCTAGGGCTGGCCCTGATCGCGCGCGGCGGCTGGCCGATCCTGCTCGTCGGGTTGACCTCGCTCGCCGCCGGCTATGCCTATACCAGCGGCCCGCGACCCATCGCCTATGGCCCTTTCGGCGAGGTTTTTGTCCTGCTCTTTTTCGGGATGGCGGCGGTCGGCGGCAGCTATTATCTCCAGACCCTGACCTTCGGCTGGCGGCCGCTGTGGCTGGGCTTCGCGCTCGGACTGCCCGCCGCCGCCGTGCTGCTGGTGAACAACTACCGCGATCTGGAGACCGATCGCGCGGCCGGGCGCCGGACTCTCTGTCATTACCTCGACCGTCCGCACGCCCGCGTCCTCTATGCCCTGCTGCTGCTGGCGCCGGTCCTCGTTCTGCTGACGGCGGATCTCCCCGGCGCCGCCTGGCCGCTGCTCGCCGCCCTGCCGCTGGCCGCGCTCCTGAGTGTCCGGCTCTTTCGCGGTGCCCGTGGCGAGGCGCTCAACACGCAGCTCGCCCGCACGGCGCTCTTTCAGTCCCTGCTCGTCGTGCTGTTGATCGTTGGCTTTCTGCTCCCTGGATTGCGGTGA